A stretch of Mucilaginibacter terrae DNA encodes these proteins:
- a CDS encoding M23 family metallopeptidase: MNFKRNNLSRERALNNPGLRERLAQVKSLYFTRIKTITAVCFSLIAVLMVTVFQLNKKASLQQAENNRLAAQVEALQDQLSEGSEKLDLISASNDSTSNKALTYIESIQSKLSKINSYLSKRGLRSIAFKANKSSSSKADDKAAHVDLYSRYNRYLDKLVDNIAQMPMGYPRVAGLSSVFGGRSNPFGGGGGEFHPGLDFKGRMGDPVKCTASGRVIFSGRAGGYGNCIKIRHTNNLETWYGHLSRINVREGQRVNVGQLIGKVGSTGRSTGPHLHYEVRRNGRAVNPKQYLSLN; encoded by the coding sequence ATGAACTTTAAACGTAATAATTTAAGCAGGGAGCGTGCTTTGAATAATCCCGGCTTGCGCGAACGTTTGGCACAAGTGAAGTCGCTCTATTTTACCCGAATAAAAACCATAACAGCGGTTTGCTTTTCGTTGATTGCCGTGTTAATGGTAACGGTGTTTCAGTTAAATAAAAAAGCATCTTTACAACAGGCCGAAAACAACCGTTTAGCCGCACAGGTAGAAGCCCTGCAAGATCAGTTGAGTGAGGGTTCGGAAAAGCTGGATCTTATATCGGCCTCCAACGATAGTACGAGCAACAAGGCGCTTACTTATATCGAAAGCATACAATCAAAACTCAGCAAAATAAACTCTTACCTGAGTAAAAGGGGGTTACGCAGCATTGCTTTTAAAGCCAATAAATCTTCATCATCAAAAGCCGACGATAAAGCTGCTCACGTTGATTTGTACAGTCGTTATAACCGTTATTTAGATAAACTGGTTGATAACATTGCGCAAATGCCTATGGGTTACCCACGGGTAGCCGGTTTAAGTTCGGTATTTGGTGGCCGCAGTAACCCGTTTGGTGGTGGCGGTGGTGAGTTTCACCCGGGGTTAGATTTTAAAGGCCGAATGGGCGACCCTGTAAAATGCACCGCAAGTGGCAGGGTTATATTTAGTGGCCGTGCTGGTGGTTATGGCAACTGCATCAAAATTCGTCACACCAATAACCTCGAAACCTGGTATGGCCACCTATCGCGTATTAACGTGCGTGAAGGACAAAGAGTTAATGTTGGCCAGTTAATTGGTAAAGTTGGTTCAACCGGCCGCTCAACCGGCCCGCATTTGCATTATGAGGTACGCAGAAATGGTAGGGCGGTTAACCCGAAACAGTACTTGAGCCTGAATTAA
- a CDS encoding esterase family protein, which produces MERAYHKWFSPILQRDMELLVFGHSGRAVIFFPTRMARFYDYENWGVIGAMQDQIEAGELQVFCVDSIDAESFYNKAQPPAARITRHLQYEQYILKEVVPFIKELNNNNYLVSAGCSMGAYHSVNIAFRHPHIFKKVVAMSGRYDLTIALPYYDDLFDSFHNEEIYFNMPRQYIPNLEDGDLLDNLRQMDITIVIGRDDPFCPGNEAFDIQLWEKNIPHQFYIWEGNAHKPRYWRQMVKLYL; this is translated from the coding sequence ATGGAAAGAGCATATCATAAATGGTTTAGCCCGATATTGCAACGAGATATGGAACTGCTCGTATTCGGCCATTCGGGCAGAGCCGTTATTTTCTTTCCAACACGTATGGCCCGCTTTTATGATTATGAAAACTGGGGCGTAATAGGTGCCATGCAAGACCAGATCGAAGCCGGCGAACTGCAGGTTTTTTGTGTAGATAGCATTGATGCCGAAAGTTTTTACAACAAAGCCCAACCGCCCGCGGCGCGCATAACAAGGCACCTGCAATACGAGCAATATATTTTAAAAGAAGTGGTGCCCTTTATTAAGGAGCTCAACAATAACAATTACCTGGTAAGCGCAGGTTGCAGCATGGGCGCTTATCACTCGGTTAATATAGCCTTCAGGCATCCGCATATATTTAAAAAAGTGGTAGCTATGAGCGGGCGGTACGACCTTACTATTGCCCTGCCCTATTACGACGATCTGTTCGACAGTTTCCACAACGAAGAGATTTACTTTAACATGCCCCGGCAGTATATCCCTAATTTGGAAGATGGTGATTTGCTGGATAATTTGCGCCAGATGGATATAACCATAGTAATAGGCCGCGACGATCCGTTTTGCCCCGGCAATGAAGCTTTTGACATACAGCTTTGGGAGAAAAACATACCTCACCAGTTTTATATTTGGGAAGGCAATGCGCATAAACCCCGCTACTGGCGGCAAATGGTAAAACTGTACCTATAA
- a CDS encoding DUF1801 domain-containing protein, producing the protein MAKPNQTIENQASVTDFINTVADETKRADSFKLIDLMSNATGLPAKMWGPAIVGFGSYHYKYESGREGDAPRVGFSPRANALTLYLAMDFPRKEQLLAKLGKHKTSVACIYIKKLADVDLEVLKEMIADSVKYMGEKYL; encoded by the coding sequence ATGGCCAAGCCTAACCAAACCATTGAAAACCAAGCCAGCGTAACCGATTTTATCAATACCGTTGCCGACGAAACCAAACGTGCCGACAGTTTTAAGCTTATCGACCTGATGAGCAATGCAACCGGCCTGCCCGCCAAAATGTGGGGACCGGCCATTGTGGGTTTTGGCAGCTACCATTACAAGTACGAAAGCGGCCGCGAAGGAGACGCCCCACGGGTAGGCTTCTCGCCAAGGGCTAATGCACTTACGCTTTACCTGGCTATGGATTTTCCGCGTAAAGAACAACTGCTGGCCAAACTGGGTAAGCATAAAACAAGCGTGGCCTGCATCTACATAAAAAAGCTGGCCGATGTGGATTTGGAAGTATTAAAGGAGATGATCGCCGATTCGGTGAAGTATATGGGGGAGAAATATCTATAA
- a CDS encoding BrxA/BrxB family bacilliredoxin: protein MYPEYLVAPMRADLTNAGFAELKDAEEVKTAIESEGTVFVMVNSVCGCAAAMARPAAKLAAQNAKHPDKLVTVFAGMEKEAVDEARRLMLPYPPSSPAMALFKDGKLVHMIERHQIEGRPAQMIADNLIDAFDQYC, encoded by the coding sequence ATGTATCCAGAATATTTAGTAGCTCCGATGAGGGCTGATTTAACCAACGCCGGCTTTGCCGAGTTGAAAGATGCCGAAGAAGTAAAAACAGCTATTGAAAGCGAAGGAACCGTATTTGTAATGGTAAATTCGGTTTGTGGTTGCGCTGCTGCCATGGCGCGTCCGGCCGCTAAACTTGCCGCACAAAACGCCAAACACCCTGATAAATTGGTTACTGTGTTTGCAGGCATGGAAAAAGAAGCGGTTGACGAAGCCCGTCGTTTGATGCTACCTTACCCACCATCATCGCCTGCAATGGCTTTGTTTAAAGATGGTAAATTGGTTCACATGATCGAGCGCCACCAAATTGAAGGCCGCCCGGCACAAATGATTGCCGACAACCTGATAGATGCTTTTGACCAGTACTGCTAA
- a CDS encoding ATP-dependent helicase, with product MIQPSAERYNQKFQEILTRLNPEQLAAVNKLDGPVLVVAGPGTGKTQILAARIGKILLDTDAQPNEILCLTYTDAGAVAMRKRLFDFIGPDAYRINIYTFHAFCNDIIQENLEHFGKLGLEPLTDLDSAMLFRELVDSFGKDHLLKRFTGDIYYDVPRLKSLFSTMKRENWTPAFIEQAVKEYIDDLPNREEFTYKRPNASKGIKVGDPKEKDIAAAKEKMDKLLSAVNEFDNYENRLDIAKRYDYDDMIMWVLRAFANNEDLLRRYQERYQYILVDEFQDTSGSQNELLKFMLSYWDTPNVFVVGDDDQSIYRFQGANMKNILDFAGDYVDTLKTVVLKQNYRSNQTILDISRALIGNNNERLTSQLRLDKNLQAANSRFSLKTVEPIISEYANPDHELVDVAYQIEDLVRSGVEANEIAVIYRNHNQVEQLIHYLDTKKIAVNTRRKIDIFTLPFGEKIINILEYLAMEIDSPYSGDELLFEIMHYDFFDIKPIEIAKVSIAVAQANYKVLADDQKTSIRRYLTEMQGPRQGNLFDVDNKEPLRNLVAGIEDLLKVSMSFTVQVLFQHIITSLGILRYVMQQPDKGWHMEVLNSLFNFVRDEARKNPEGKLKDIILTIDLMKRNNIRLELNQVIHADNGVNFVTAHGSKGLEYEHVFLIGCNKRIWDAKGRNNGFSFPDTLMQGTNDEVAQQEESRRLFYVAITRAKQCLNISYTVKDRNDKEQEASQFVGEILAATHLRVQYPQVHPDALMSYMATQFSEADKPVVQLLDKNYIDQLLQKYVLSVTHLNAYLDCPLKFYFQNLIRVPAGKSPAMAFGSAVHNALYKVFDKMIKSEDKLFAGTDDFMREFRWFMMRSRDSFTKEDFKLRMDYGDKILPAYYEQNLPTWNKVALVELPVRNIVINGVPVKGHLDKIEFNGKQATIVDYKTGKLKYAKEKFIRPTTDNPNGGDYWRQAVFYKMLIDADRHKDWEVTGTTFDFIEPINEGEYHKEKIVIIPGDETTVTRQLTETYQKIMAHDFATGCGKPECSWCHFVRSNFKQAEGVMDGSEEE from the coding sequence ATGATACAGCCTTCTGCCGAACGTTATAATCAAAAATTTCAGGAAATTTTAACCAGGCTTAACCCCGAGCAGTTAGCCGCCGTAAACAAACTGGATGGCCCTGTGCTGGTAGTTGCCGGCCCCGGTACAGGCAAAACCCAGATACTGGCCGCGCGCATTGGCAAAATATTATTAGATACCGATGCCCAGCCTAACGAAATACTCTGTTTAACCTATACCGATGCCGGTGCAGTGGCCATGCGCAAGCGTTTGTTCGATTTTATTGGCCCCGATGCTTACCGCATTAACATATACACCTTCCATGCCTTTTGTAACGATATAATACAGGAAAACCTCGAACACTTTGGCAAACTGGGCCTCGAACCATTGACCGATTTAGATTCGGCCATGCTGTTCAGGGAACTGGTAGACAGTTTTGGCAAAGACCATTTGCTAAAGCGCTTTACAGGTGACATTTATTACGATGTGCCACGGCTTAAAAGCCTGTTTAGTACCATGAAACGGGAAAACTGGACACCAGCGTTTATTGAGCAGGCCGTAAAAGAGTACATCGACGATTTGCCCAACCGTGAAGAATTTACCTACAAACGCCCCAATGCCTCAAAAGGGATTAAAGTAGGTGATCCTAAAGAAAAAGACATTGCAGCCGCCAAAGAAAAAATGGATAAGCTGCTAAGCGCCGTAAACGAATTTGATAATTATGAAAACCGCCTCGACATAGCCAAACGCTACGATTACGACGACATGATTATGTGGGTGTTGCGTGCCTTTGCCAATAACGAAGATTTGCTGCGCCGTTACCAGGAACGTTACCAATATATTTTGGTTGATGAGTTTCAGGATACCAGCGGCTCGCAAAACGAGTTGTTAAAGTTTATGCTGAGCTACTGGGACACGCCCAACGTGTTTGTAGTGGGCGACGACGATCAGTCGATCTACCGTTTTCAGGGTGCCAACATGAAAAATATCCTCGATTTTGCGGGCGATTATGTGGATACCCTTAAAACCGTAGTACTCAAGCAAAACTATCGCTCTAACCAAACCATTCTGGATATTTCGAGGGCGTTGATCGGTAATAACAATGAGCGTTTAACCAGTCAGCTACGTTTAGATAAAAATTTGCAGGCCGCAAACTCGCGGTTCAGCCTCAAAACGGTTGAACCCATCATTAGCGAGTATGCCAACCCCGACCATGAGCTGGTTGATGTAGCCTACCAAATTGAAGACCTGGTACGCAGCGGCGTCGAGGCTAACGAAATTGCGGTTATCTACCGTAACCATAACCAGGTTGAGCAGCTTATACACTACCTCGATACCAAAAAGATAGCGGTTAACACCCGTCGTAAAATTGATATTTTTACCCTGCCCTTTGGCGAAAAGATCATCAATATACTCGAGTACCTGGCCATGGAAATTGATTCGCCTTACAGTGGCGATGAATTGCTGTTCGAGATCATGCACTATGATTTTTTCGACATTAAGCCTATTGAGATTGCCAAGGTTAGTATAGCTGTAGCGCAAGCTAATTACAAGGTACTGGCCGATGATCAAAAAACCTCCATACGCCGTTACTTAACCGAAATGCAGGGGCCAAGACAGGGTAACCTGTTTGATGTTGATAATAAAGAGCCTCTGCGCAATTTAGTTGCAGGTATTGAAGATTTGCTCAAAGTATCCATGAGTTTTACGGTGCAGGTTTTGTTTCAGCATATTATTACATCGCTGGGTATACTGCGGTATGTTATGCAGCAGCCCGATAAGGGCTGGCACATGGAGGTGCTCAACAGCCTGTTTAATTTTGTGCGCGATGAAGCCCGCAAAAATCCCGAGGGCAAGCTGAAGGACATCATCCTTACCATCGACCTCATGAAGCGCAACAACATCCGTTTGGAGTTAAACCAGGTTATACACGCCGATAATGGAGTGAACTTTGTTACCGCCCACGGCTCAAAAGGCCTGGAGTATGAGCACGTGTTTTTAATTGGCTGCAATAAACGTATATGGGATGCCAAGGGGCGCAACAACGGCTTTAGTTTCCCTGATACGTTGATGCAAGGCACTAACGACGAGGTTGCCCAGCAAGAAGAATCGCGCAGGTTGTTTTACGTGGCTATTACCCGCGCCAAGCAGTGCCTCAATATATCGTACACCGTAAAAGACCGTAACGATAAAGAGCAGGAAGCCTCGCAATTTGTAGGCGAAATTTTGGCCGCCACCCACCTGCGTGTGCAATACCCGCAGGTACACCCCGATGCGCTGATGAGCTACATGGCCACCCAGTTTAGCGAAGCCGATAAGCCGGTGGTGCAACTGTTAGACAAAAACTACATTGACCAGTTGCTGCAAAAGTATGTGCTGTCGGTTACGCATTTAAATGCTTATCTCGATTGTCCGCTGAAGTTTTATTTCCAAAACCTCATACGCGTACCGGCAGGTAAAAGTCCGGCTATGGCCTTTGGTTCGGCGGTGCATAATGCGTTGTATAAGGTGTTTGATAAGATGATTAAGAGTGAGGACAAGCTTTTTGCGGGCACTGATGATTTTATGCGCGAGTTCCGTTGGTTTATGATGCGTAGCCGTGACTCGTTTACCAAAGAAGATTTTAAACTGCGGATGGATTATGGCGACAAGATACTACCGGCGTACTACGAGCAAAACCTGCCCACCTGGAACAAGGTTGCCCTGGTAGAACTGCCCGTACGCAACATAGTAATAAACGGCGTGCCGGTAAAAGGCCATTTGGATAAGATAGAGTTTAACGGCAAACAAGCCACCATTGTTGATTACAAAACCGGCAAGTTAAAATACGCCAAAGAAAAGTTTATACGCCCCACCACCGATAACCCCAACGGCGGCGACTACTGGCGCCAGGCTGTTTTTTATAAAATGCTCATAGATGCCGACCGCCACAAAGATTGGGAGGTAACCGGCACCACCTTTGATTTTATTGAACCCATAAACGAGGGTGAGTACCACAAAGAAAAAATTGTGATTATACCCGGCGACGAAACCACCGTAACCCGCCAACTAACCGAAACCTACCAAAAAATTATGGCCCACGATTTTGCCACCGGCTGCGGCAAACCCGAATGTAGCTGGTGTCATTTTGTAAGGAGTAATTTTAAGCAGGCGGAGGGTGTGATGGATGGGAGTGAGGAGGAGTAA
- the ahcY gene encoding adenosylhomocysteinase, with protein sequence MSSVETTYVKYKVKDMSLAEWGRKEIELAEAEMPGLMALRAEFGASQPLAGARIAGCLHMTIQTAVLIETLVALGAEVTWSSCNIFSTQDHAAAAIAAAGISVYAWKGLTEEEFNWCIEQTLFFGEERNPLNMILDDGGDLTNMVLDQYPELVAAIKGLSEETTTGVHRLYERVKNGTLPMPAININDSVTKSKFDNKYGCRESLVDAIRRATDVMMAGKVAVVCGYGDVGKGSADSLRNAGVRVIVTEIDPICALQAAMEGFEVKKLGTAIDEADIVVTATGNCNIVREQHFRALKDKAIVCNIGHFDNEIDMAWLNGAYGNTKIEIKPQVDKYTIDGKDVIVLAEGRLVNLGCATGHPSFVMSNSFTNQTLAQLELWTNAGAYENKVYTLPKHLDEKVARLHLAKIGVELEVLDQYQAEYIGVTVDGPFKPEYYRY encoded by the coding sequence ATGTCATCAGTAGAGACCACTTACGTTAAATACAAAGTAAAAGATATGTCGCTGGCCGAATGGGGCCGCAAAGAAATAGAACTGGCCGAGGCCGAAATGCCGGGCTTAATGGCCTTACGTGCCGAGTTTGGCGCATCGCAGCCATTAGCAGGTGCCCGCATTGCCGGTTGTTTGCACATGACCATTCAAACCGCTGTGTTAATTGAAACACTGGTTGCTTTGGGTGCAGAGGTTACCTGGTCGTCATGTAATATATTTTCAACTCAGGATCATGCCGCTGCCGCTATTGCTGCTGCCGGTATATCTGTTTATGCCTGGAAAGGTTTAACCGAAGAAGAGTTTAACTGGTGTATTGAGCAAACCTTGTTTTTTGGCGAAGAGCGCAACCCGTTAAACATGATATTAGACGACGGTGGCGATTTAACCAACATGGTGTTAGACCAATACCCTGAGCTGGTTGCTGCCATCAAAGGTTTATCTGAAGAAACCACCACCGGTGTACACCGTTTATACGAGCGCGTAAAAAATGGTACCCTGCCTATGCCGGCTATCAATATTAACGATTCGGTTACCAAATCAAAATTCGATAACAAATACGGTTGCCGCGAATCGTTGGTTGACGCTATCCGTCGTGCAACCGATGTTATGATGGCTGGTAAAGTAGCAGTTGTTTGCGGTTATGGTGATGTGGGTAAAGGTTCGGCCGATTCATTGCGTAATGCAGGTGTTCGTGTTATTGTTACCGAAATTGATCCTATTTGTGCCCTGCAAGCTGCTATGGAAGGTTTTGAAGTTAAAAAACTGGGAACCGCTATTGACGAGGCTGATATTGTGGTTACTGCAACCGGTAACTGTAACATTGTACGCGAGCAACACTTCCGTGCGTTAAAAGACAAAGCCATTGTATGTAATATTGGCCATTTTGATAACGAAATTGACATGGCCTGGTTAAACGGCGCTTATGGCAATACCAAAATTGAAATTAAACCACAGGTTGATAAATACACCATTGACGGTAAAGACGTAATTGTACTGGCCGAAGGCCGTTTGGTAAACTTAGGTTGTGCAACCGGTCACCCAAGCTTTGTAATGTCAAACTCGTTTACCAACCAAACTTTGGCTCAGTTAGAGCTTTGGACAAACGCTGGTGCTTACGAAAACAAAGTGTACACCCTGCCTAAACACCTCGACGAAAAAGTTGCCCGCCTGCACTTAGCCAAAATTGGCGTAGAGCTGGAAGTACTTGACCAATACCAGGCCGAGTACATTGGCGTAACAGTTGATGGTCCGTTTAAACCGGAGTATTACAGATATTAA
- a CDS encoding SGNH/GDSL hydrolase family protein, producing MYWYEDEVKRLERDRLKLSYEPETLFYGSSSIRLWDSLYQDFAHLKPVNLGFGGSTLAACVWFFDRIMTPYNPKRLIVYAGDNDLGDGRHPEEIFIFFQQLMVKAHEHFGDIPCYYVSLKPSPARWQIADSFKYANNLIESEIVKQQNNWRFINIFKAMLDNNGLPQKQFFVNDALHLSPEGYEVWKQVINTAIHP from the coding sequence ATGTATTGGTACGAAGACGAGGTTAAACGCCTCGAGAGAGACAGATTAAAACTAAGCTACGAACCCGAAACGCTATTTTACGGCAGTTCGAGCATACGTTTATGGGATAGCCTGTATCAGGATTTTGCTCATTTAAAGCCCGTTAACCTGGGTTTTGGCGGTTCGACACTGGCCGCCTGTGTTTGGTTTTTCGACAGGATAATGACGCCCTATAACCCTAAGCGGTTAATTGTATACGCGGGCGACAATGATTTGGGAGATGGCCGCCACCCCGAAGAGATTTTCATATTTTTTCAGCAATTAATGGTAAAAGCGCACGAGCATTTCGGCGATATCCCGTGTTATTATGTGTCGCTCAAGCCAAGTCCGGCGCGCTGGCAAATTGCCGATAGCTTTAAGTACGCCAACAACTTAATTGAAAGCGAAATTGTGAAGCAGCAAAACAACTGGCGTTTCATTAACATTTTTAAAGCCATGCTTGATAACAATGGCTTACCACAAAAACAGTTTTTTGTTAATGATGCCCTGCATTTAAGCCCTGAAGGGTATGAAGTTTGGAAACAGGTGATCAATACCGCCATACACCCCTGA
- a CDS encoding YbjQ family protein has product MDTSLITTSTSLEGYKIVKHLGVVRGITVRSRSALGNIAGGFQSLFGGRLSIYVELCERTREEAYQLLVQHASAIGANAIINMRYDANEVM; this is encoded by the coding sequence ATGGATACTTCACTTATCACCACCAGCACTTCATTAGAGGGTTACAAAATTGTTAAACATTTGGGCGTAGTACGCGGTATAACCGTGCGCAGCCGTAGTGCCCTGGGTAACATCGCCGGTGGCTTTCAATCGCTTTTTGGTGGCCGCTTATCAATTTATGTTGAATTGTGCGAGCGTACCCGCGAAGAAGCATACCAATTGCTTGTACAACATGCATCGGCCATTGGTGCTAATGCCATTATCAATATGCGTTATGATGCTAACGAAGTAATGTAG
- a CDS encoding DUF1304 domain-containing protein produces the protein MKTLSSIMAGLVAVEHLYILWIEMFAWTTKGKATFTSIPPDLFEKTKVLAANQGLYNGFLAAGLIWSLFIADVQWSVNIALFFLSCVIVAAVYGAFTASKSILLKQGVPAIVALLLVLLNL, from the coding sequence ATGAAAACACTTTCATCAATAATGGCAGGTTTGGTAGCCGTAGAGCATCTGTATATTTTATGGATAGAGATGTTTGCCTGGACTACCAAAGGCAAGGCCACCTTTACTTCTATACCACCCGATTTATTTGAAAAAACCAAAGTACTGGCCGCTAACCAGGGATTGTACAACGGATTTTTAGCGGCAGGTTTAATATGGTCGTTATTCATAGCTGATGTTCAATGGTCGGTCAACATTGCCTTATTCTTTTTATCGTGTGTAATTGTAGCCGCGGTTTACGGGGCTTTCACGGCATCGAAGTCTATCTTGCTTAAGCAGGGTGTTCCTGCCATTGTAGCTTTGTTGTTGGTGTTGTTAAATCTTTAA
- a CDS encoding type I restriction enzyme HsdR N-terminal domain-containing protein yields the protein MKEERLFNVLKEFDFNLLNDPEFKEDSVREEVVLPIIKGLGYSAVKPYQVIRSRNLLHPFVSIGSKRRDVYITPDYLFEVNDKPAWILDAKSPSESITKSHHVEQAYSYAIHNEVRANYFSLCNGREFVLYNILYVKPLIQFPVQAIPLYWDNLKKILAPPNVFNLNSTKLAKDLGLHLQRLGFDKFDSLFFPDVPITQIGQLDSNMFSFSSSVKIEETSYVVTFDFDELVFNQLKGKIPQEGIEKLSVRDNNSRQVVYFGDAAYKVTIECQIGQQLEENNDEIFQPLVIKRIIS from the coding sequence ATGAAAGAAGAGAGACTTTTTAATGTTTTGAAAGAGTTTGATTTTAACCTTTTAAATGATCCTGAGTTTAAAGAAGATTCCGTACGTGAAGAAGTTGTGTTGCCTATTATTAAGGGTTTGGGATATTCAGCAGTCAAACCTTATCAAGTCATCAGAAGTAGAAACCTATTGCATCCATTTGTCTCAATAGGCTCAAAACGGAGGGATGTTTATATAACTCCTGATTATTTGTTTGAAGTAAATGATAAGCCAGCTTGGATATTAGATGCAAAATCTCCATCAGAATCTATTACTAAATCCCATCATGTTGAACAAGCTTACTCGTACGCAATTCATAATGAAGTAAGGGCTAATTATTTTTCCCTATGTAATGGTAGGGAGTTTGTTTTATACAATATACTGTATGTGAAACCCTTAATTCAATTTCCTGTTCAGGCAATTCCTTTGTATTGGGATAATTTGAAAAAGATATTAGCCCCACCGAATGTCTTTAATTTGAACAGTACCAAACTGGCAAAAGACTTAGGACTTCACTTGCAAAGATTAGGGTTCGACAAATTTGATAGTTTGTTTTTTCCAGATGTCCCGATAACGCAAATTGGACAATTGGACTCAAATATGTTTTCCTTTTCAAGTTCTGTAAAAATTGAAGAGACAAGTTACGTAGTCACTTTTGACTTTGATGAATTGGTGTTTAATCAACTTAAAGGTAAAATACCTCAAGAGGGAATAGAAAAGTTATCAGTAAGAGATAATAATAGTAGACAGGTAGTCTACTTTGGAGATGCGGCGTATAAAGTAACTATAGAATGTCAAATAGGGCAACAGTTGGAAGAAAATAACGATGAAATATTTCAGCCCTTAGTTATAAAAAGAATAATAAGTTAA
- a CDS encoding AAA family ATPase, translating to MISRGELKEIYFKKESAPLGAYPFSLPFFNQTDKLTIHPSVTFFVGENGTGKSTLTEAIAVACGFNPEGGSFNFNFNTFASHSILYKYLRTSRGVHRHTDGFFLRGESFFNVATEIENLDIDEPGSASPPKIIDNYGGKSLHQQSHGESFWALFMKRFGGNGLYILDEPEAALSPTRQMAMLVRMHQLIEQRSQFIIATHSPILIAYPNAIVYEFSADGIERKPYHQTGVFNTYKRFLSDTENMIDQLLNEDY from the coding sequence ATGATTTCGAGAGGGGAGCTTAAAGAGATTTATTTCAAAAAGGAATCGGCACCATTAGGCGCTTATCCTTTCTCGTTGCCGTTTTTTAACCAGACAGATAAGCTGACTATCCATCCATCGGTAACGTTTTTTGTGGGCGAAAACGGCACGGGCAAGTCTACACTAACCGAGGCTATTGCGGTGGCTTGCGGCTTTAACCCCGAGGGCGGCTCATTTAATTTTAACTTCAATACTTTTGCATCGCATTCCATATTGTACAAATACCTGCGCACATCGCGTGGTGTGCACCGGCATACCGATGGTTTCTTTTTGCGCGGCGAAAGTTTTTTTAACGTGGCTACCGAAATTGAAAACCTGGATATTGATGAACCAGGTAGCGCCTCCCCGCCAAAAATAATTGACAACTATGGCGGCAAGTCCTTACATCAGCAATCGCACGGCGAATCATTCTGGGCTTTATTTATGAAGCGTTTTGGCGGTAACGGCCTGTATATCCTCGATGAGCCCGAGGCGGCCCTATCGCCCACCCGGCAAATGGCCATGCTGGTACGTATGCACCAGCTTATTGAGCAGCGGTCGCAGTTTATTATAGCCACGCACTCGCCCATACTCATTGCCTACCCTAATGCCATAGTGTACGAGTTTAGTGCTGACGGTATTGAACGTAAGCCTTACCACCAAACCGGGGTATTTAATACGTACAAACGTTTTTTGAGCGATACCGAAAATATGATCGATCAATTACTAAACGAAGACTATTGA